Genomic DNA from Prunus persica cultivar Lovell chromosome G1, Prunus_persica_NCBIv2, whole genome shotgun sequence:
GCAGTACTTTCTGACTCTCAGTTGCAGGAACATGTTCAGAGGTCCTCAGAAGGAGAAGTTATCTCAGTGTCCTCATTGAAATGCAGAAGAGCAAAATTACCTTCACTGAAGATGCAAAGATCCTCGCAAGAATGGCCTGTGCAACAGGAAGACATGGTTGATGGGAAACATGAAATGGTTGAATATAGTAATCAATTCACAATCAGGAAACCTGACCAATGTAAGGAGGAACAAGGTCTGGGGATGTTGAACCGGACAGACAGGAATGACACTTGTGCTGATAAGAACTGGAACAACTTTGAAGGAAGTGTTGATGATATATCAAATGATACTGTCATGGAATTTAATAAGGTTCAAAATGTGAACTGCCTGAGCAGTGTTTCCTTATCTTCAGATGATTCACAATTCCCCGGAGGTGGGGTTTCTGGTTTACCAATTTCTGAAAATGAAGGTTCTAAAGATACTATGGGTCGCCAAGGCTACGAATTTGACACAACTTCTCAGTTGTTTCTTAGGAGCCAAAGTTGTACAAGGGATCAGCAGTGTGCTACAACTGAGAGAATAAGTGGTCAACCAGGGATCAGCAGGGTTGCCACTCAGGAATTCTTAGATGTAAGTATTTTTCCCTTTGCAGatttgtaaaaaatattttctaaaaATTCTTAATAAGTTCTACCTATTTCAGAAATTGGCTACAAGTGCTGCTTCAGACGGAGAATATTCTCCCCTTGACAAGGACCCTGTGAATTATCCTGAGTATGTGGTCGAAAACGTAGGTCTTAGCAGACAGTCTTCTGAGGTAACCAAGTGTGACGATGCTATCCCTGTCCAGTCACAGTGCTTGGATAATCATCATGACAACAAGGCGACGGAATCAGTAGTTGTTGTTGAGGACTTAACTAATAGTACACCACCAGGTATCACCTCCTCTAAAGTGGCCTATCATGTCTCAAATATAGAAGATGAGGACAGTGATGAATGTTCGTCTCCTAGAGAAATAGACACAGGAAGTACAGCTCCAGAATCTGATGACAAGGTAAACATACTCCTTATTAAATTTAAGCTAAGATTTTTATGGTGATGTGTCTGGTGGTAAACTTAAGCTCCTATCCTCTATTTTATAGGGCGTGACAGCTGATGGCAATCATAGGCATGAAACTATTAGCGATGTTGCAATAGCTGAAATGGAAGCAGGCATCTATGGTTTGCAGGTTGAGAACGACTATCTTGATGGATTTATGCGTGATCTGATATTACTTATCTCTTCTCAGCATATGATGGATGCTTAATTTGTTTGGCAGATCATAAAGAATGATGATCTGGAAGAACTGCAAGAGTTAGGATCTGGTACATATGGAACTGTCTATCATGGGAAGTGGAGAGGAACAGATGTTGCTATtaagagaataaaaaagagCTGTTTCTCCGGCAGATCATCAGAGCAAGAGCGACTGGTGAGTCCCCGAACTCATTAGTGTTCAAGCAGTGGAGTTTCTTATCTGTTTCAGTTCTGGTTGTGATTTTCATGTGCTAAATTGATGTTACAGCTTCCCATTCCTTGAAGTATATATAAATGGCTTGGGGTTAAATGCAGATCCAACAGTTTAAGATACTTTTcgcaatgaaaatgaaaaattcacTTGTTTTGGCAGACTAAAGACTTCTGGAGAGAGGCAAAGATTCTGTCCACCCTTCACCATCCAAATGTTGTAGCATTTTATGGGGTGGTGCCTGATGGGCCTGGGGCAACATTGGCAACTGTAGCTGAATTTATGGTGAATGGATCACTGAGACATGTCCTAATAAGGAAGGATAGGTTAGttcatccatttttctttcGTTCAATATATCCTCTAACTTGAAATAGATTTATGTAGTCTGTTGATTCTTTCTGCAGAGTGCTTGATCGTCGAAAGAGGCTCATAATCTTAATGGACGCAGCTTTTGGCATGGAGTATTtgcatttgaaaaatattgtCCACTTTGATTTGAAGTGTGACAATTTGCTTGTTAATCTGAGGGATCCTGAACGTCCCATATGCAAGGTAATTGGtgaaaaacaatattttgcATACCTTCCCCTCTtccatatttgttttgacagtgGATTTAAACTTAATTACTAGTTTTGGTATATTTCTCAATGAGCTGTTAACAATTAGTTGTTTCAAAAAGTCCATTTTTTAATCATTAGTCAGGAATGCCTTTTCGTATATAGGATGCATTATACAGTTCTCCTAGGGTGGTTATCTGCTTTGCAGGTTGGAGATTTTGGGTTGTCAAGAATCAAACGCAACACACTAGTATCTGGTGGCGTACGAGGAACCCTTCCGTGGATGGCACCAGAATTATTAAATGGAAGCAGTAACCGGGTCTCCGAGAAGGTTAGGAATTTAGAATATAACCAATCACTTTTTCCAGGGAGATTGAGCAAAGTGGAATCCGAAGCCAAGCATGCCTGATTCTTTAACCTGATCATTTTGGTGTTCCTTCTTTAATAGGTTGATGTTTACTCATTTGGTATTGTAATGTGGGAGATCCTGACTGGGGAGGAACCGTATGCTAACATGCACTGCGGTGCTATCATAGGTAAGTTATTCTAGCCTAATGCTTAAATGTTTGTCTCTTCTAAGTTCATTCTTAAGCCTCCTCAAGAGACTCCTTTCTGAAAAACTGATGTCCTTGGAAGGCAACTCATGAAGGAATAACTCTCTGCAGTTTCAATGTATGAGACTGCCAGTGGGAAAATGTAGTAATTAGAATTTGAGTTCATTTGATTGTTTGGAGGTAGCCACTTCTTGAAATTTACTTCAACTACTCCAGCGAGAATATGAACCGTGCTCTAGTAACTCTTACCATACATTTTCCCGTACGAAGAATGTATGCCTTCAGCATTTCCTACATAAATATCCATACATCCCTTCTCATGACTGATTGAGGATAAGTAATTCAATCCTCAATTTTTTCTGGATCAACCATCTTGGGAAACAATTCAATGAGTTATACTTTTATAcagtgttaagaaattaaaagaatttaCTTAGATTCTCTTGACCACTTCAAATCAGAAGAGTTTTGACCTTCATGTAGATCAAAGAAGAAACCtaagcttcttcttcatattaaaaaGTGATGTCAAAGTTGAAATATTGTGAAATGTTTCATTTTGAGGATAGCTATATGTTACCAAACCAAGCCTTTGTAAAACTAGATCTGTATCTAGCTCacatatctgaaaattttaattttcctaATAGAACCTTGTCTTTGCCTATGCCTTATTCCTTGCAACATGGTCTTCATTTCAAAAAGATttgatttgttatttatttaccagGATTTGTAGCCATAACATTGTCCTTTTTGGAGGTTTTTCTTACAAATTTTgacaaatttttgttttatcgTCTTTTCATTGAAGGGGGAATTGTAAATAACACACTGAGGCCTCCTATTCCAAAGCGTTGTGATTCTGAGTGGAAAAATTTAATGGAACAGTGCTGGTCACCGGATCCTGCTGATCGCCCGTCATTCACAGAGATTACACACAGGCTGCGTGATATGTCAACGGCACTCCAGAAAAAGCGCCCTAATCTTGCAAGTAGATGAAACTTAAAATCCTCATGTAAGTCGGACTCACTAACATAGAAACAGTTTCAACACTTAGTATAATTAATATTCCTGTAAATTTTTTGATCTTCATAGACTGAATGCATGAATGAAATCTATAAATTTTTCCGTTGGTTGCAATTATTACATATGGCTCCAGGTAGCCCGGACCTTTTGAATATCCTTGTGTCTTAACACTGCCCGGTCTTCTATTAAGTGGTCATTCCCACTCCAGAAAACCCAATAACATCCCCGACATATATCTGTGAACCTTGAATTAGTTAACTTGGGCATCAAGATACCTATTTTAGGGCATTGCACTATAGTGCAAAATTCCTGTACTGACCAATATGAATCAACTGAAATGATTTTAGTCGATTGGCTCACGGCATACCTTTCatgaccaagaaaaaaatcatacacccgcccacacacacacgcacaaaGCTGAGAGATCTGTTAAACTTTCTCCGTCAGAGTTGGAGCTCCATAGGTGTTAACCAAACCAGTGAATGTAAAAATTTATACTCAAGGAAAGACACATGCAGAAAAACATGCATGGATTCTTTAAGCTGATCTTGTAAACTTCAAATATGATGAAAAAGACGAAgctttttgaatttgaaaaataattttatcaaCAATATTTAATGACAAGCGGATATTTATGTTAATCATGATGATATGATAATTATCTAACCAGAATCGtctcacttttttttcttcttcaaacaaCAATAGAAACAATGTGTTTAATCTGTTCTCGAATTTTTCCCTATGAATTTATCTCGGTGAAGTCACTTTTGTTGAAAAAGCTTTCACTACCATTTTACAGTTGCAATGGGTTTCTTTACAACGAtgaattatttcttttatacTTGCATATGTAGTTGTTGGGATGACTTTTGCATTGAAGAACCGAAGACAAATTTCGTAGTTTATTAATATCCTTGACATGTGAATGGGAGGTTTGAGATCTTTCTTTCGTTCTATCTAATATATTAAGTAAACTTCGCAATCGATTTCCAACCTCCATTCTCATAGTCTTTGTCCTGCAAATCATGTGTAAGCattgtgaaaaataaataaataaataatttttttaatacaagcaatagtctaaactacaaagggagggggtttctcacacacacactaccaagATGTCATGGGGGTTCCAACCTGGGACCATTGATCTGCAAGTGACGGACCCAGGATTTCAAATTGGAGTGGGCTAAATTTATCTTACCCACATAGTTATTAAACTTGACAGTACTAAGTGAATTCGTTGATAACAAAAGACTACACCTAATCATGATGATATAATGAGTTTTACCCCTCAAAACGCATCTAGTACATataattcttttatattttctacGTGTAAGGGTATGTGAAGTGAAGAGGGGTtattttttaccaaaaaagaaaattagaggGGTtgttttcgaccaaaaaatcaaagaagcaGAGGTTTTTTGTGTTTGGCCCTTGGCCCCTTTtgtaccaaaaagaaaaagagagaaaaaaaggtgAAGGGGGATTATGAGAGTGCAGTGCAGGGCTATTCATTGGGTGCGATGGGTGTATCTATTTAGGCGTAAAAAGACAAAGTCACTTGGGCTATAGCACAGGTTAGTCATAGAGTAGGTCCATCCATGAAGTCAAGGCCTTTATATAGGGCTAGATCCTGTTGACAAAAAATAGATAGAGAATAAGAAGATAGGGTAAAGAAAAAGCATGGAGATTGGGAACTCAGCATGGAGATTGGGAACTCAGCTCCCGGAAAACACTTCAATATCTTGATAGCCTTGACTATTTGATGGTCATAATTATACGGTGTGACATGTGCTGAGAGATATTAAAATGTGAGTATTCAACTAAAAATCAATTCACAATAGATGAAGAGGTCTTAGATCTTTTAAAGCTTAATACTGTATTAAAATTTGAGCATTTAAtccaaaattaattgacaaTAAGTGAAGAGACTCaagatattttaaaatattaacgTTTGAGAGTGATTCTAGAGAGGCAAATAATTACTTTTATGGAGAATCACTTCTCAAAATAATTACTTTAGAttattttaagtgattttataaAGAAGCACATGAAAGGTGCTTCTTCCCAGAACCACTTAAAAATTACTCGAAGTGAATTTTTTGGAGATGCACATGGAATGTGCTTCTTTCTAGAAGTGATTCTGGTCAATTCaaaatcactcccaaacgagccTAATAATGCTTTAATTCCACGGTATGCAATTCATAGTCTCAACACcctaaaaaaatagatagaTATACTTTGACCTTTGTTTTGCTTGGCCCTAGCAGGATAATTGTGATTGCGAAAGTGTGATCTAGCTCTTCAAATCCAAGAATACTTCACCACCGCCATTGCCTATCTATCCGTCCAATTGTCCTATCCTATCTATGGCGATATAATCTTCTTGAAAAACTTGTGCAccaatggaaaagaaaatatactaACATGAAAGATTAGTGGCTAGTCCTATCCTTAATGTGTAAGCattataaaagcaaaggcaTTACTCGACAGCATTGCTTTGGTTATCCTGTCCCCCCCAAAAGTTTAGATAACGTTGCTAAAGGCACCATAACTAGGCATAGTGTGTGCTTTTATAGGCATAGTGTAGGATTAGCAATTGTCCTGATAGTACACAATAACTAGGTCTATAGTTttatgaaaataagaaatagtataatattgataaacaaataaaagtacaaagcAAATATGTGTTGAATATGGATAAACCTTCCTCAGTGATCAAACACAACAACATGTTGAATTGATATGGAGAGAATCACGCATAACTCAAACAATGACTAAATCCCCAATTCAACAACTAGAAGCACATGTACTCATACCTACAATACAGATTTGCCATGCAACTGCAAATTTATATCGAAAGCCAAaagctaaaaataaataaaaatcctaaatagaaaacaaaacacaacaaactcctaaattttttttgaaaattattagactaaaacaaaactaagaaaCAAGAACACCGGTCTATATTTTAATTACACATGACTTGCATGTCACACGGTGCATACACTTTTGTGTATGTCTTTCCCCACACATAATGTGAAAGTACTTACATAAAGAGACAAACAGACATAAAATATGCGTGAGTGAGAGAAATAAACACAAAGGTCTATATACATTTTCCATGATCACATTGTACTGCAACTTATTGAAAAGCTACTATATGCCGCCACAGATATTGGGCTAATTAGCTAATTTGCTTACTATAATacgtcttttttttaaaataatttctttaagCAATCAATTAATCCAAAAGTTAAGACTTCGCGCACTAACATTCTCAATTTCAATCATCTAATTAAGCTACTTGCCAAAGAAAGACTACCAACCAACTTTTTGCTTCTGATCCTCGacccttctcttcttttgCGGTTGTAGAAgctttgacctttttttttccataattGTCAGCATGATGTTTGGCCACTGATCAGCGTTTGGCTTGTGCTAGCTAGCTGCTCACACTGGTCATTCTTTGTTTGGTCAGGCTCAATTTGTCTGTTGAGGAAGTAAAACCTTGcaccaaaaatatataaaaacttgGGCTACTTATATTAATTGTCAATTAATTTTCGATTGGATGCTCTAATTCATTCGGACTTTAGAAACCTTGTTTATTTGATGGGTTATTAGGGGAAAGCTAGATGATCAGTGCAAACACAATTTCACGATACTAAATATGTCGATATTTCTTCATATGTCAAACATGTaagtaattttattaaaaagttTCAATGATATTTTATACTAATTCCTTATATTCCAATTGTCAACTCGTTACAAATCTATCGCATTCAAAAAAGTAGTCTATTTAAAGCCATTTGTTTTCCAACATTGGGTGGTGTGTGGGGTTATATGCTTTCCAAGTCAAATGCTTTCCAAGTCAAATGGTTTATTGGGTATATTTTTTGAAGTGCCTCATCCCCAGCTTGAGTCAACCCCTTCTATTAGACTTTCGATTGATCAGCCCATTGAacatgcaaaaagaaaatggcaaaCATAATCGTTACCACATGACACATTGTCTCAATTCCATTTCAAGTGCAAACTTAGTCAAATCTTGCTGTCCCTTTTCCTCCTCTTTCGGTGGATCcgaactttttgtttttttcggATGAAAATAATGAACATATTATGTTtacattattataacataacGTAGCAAAGtggctttcttttttctgaaaGAAAATGCTTGTTAcaactttttatatatttttctaaggTAAGCTTGGCTAATTATCAGTAAAGTAAGCATAATCATGAACTAAAATGATACCTAAATATGATTAAATGGTAATCAATATTAAGAGCCAGGGAAAAGGAGCCATGGAAACCCACTGGTGATTGTGCTGGCATACGTAATGAATGATGCATCATATATAAATACTGGTCATCTATAGCCAACTCAGCCATTTCAATCAATGCAATGGCGAAGTGCCAGAAGCATAATATATACAATGCAATCTCTCAAAACTTCCCttatgaattatatatatatatatatatatatatattgggcATCTTCATTATTTGTTTCCTGTTGTGATATATAGTATTTGTTTGCCTTGGTGTTTAAAAATATTGGGCATCTCTACTTGGTGCCAATTGAATTTTAGTTAAATACTCACATTCTAATAAAGTATCAGAGCATGCTATTCATGCTCTGATAAATTAGTATTACCCGAGTGTTCTTGAAACACAATTAATAGCATATCTTAAAACAGAATTCGTATAATGtgtcttttattttgttttttgaaacTTAGGATTTCGGATGCATagataaatactcttaatcatttgagctacaagccttttacaaaacttgTTGTATAACATCATTAACTGAAAATTCCCAAAAAGTGCAATTAGGTATGAGAAAATAAACATGCTTCTTTTGGGTGACACTTTGGCATCACACTTTCGTACATCAGGGAATCTTTTATCTACAACGGCCATATATGATCACAACATTTCTATTTTCaacttccttcttttttaCCAAATAAGCAATAGTATTTTATTAGATCAATTGAAAAAGTGCATATATAGCCATCTTGATGGGTAAAGCTTCTTTAGTGACTAGAATAAGCTCTAGAGTTGAAACTatctaaagaaaataaatagcaAAGAACTTATCTAAAAATCCCTATCTACCGTCTAAGTTTTCCTAGATCAAGTCAGTTACATCAAGGACAAAACGTGACCGCTAACAGGCATAACTTTGGTAGAGAAACTAGACCACCCAACACATACATCAAAATTTTTGAGAATTACAAGAGAAAACCAGACAATTCATCGAGTTTCTAGACTTTAATAACAAAGTGAACCAAATCTAACAAACCAAACAACACCGACTAAAGGAGCAGCAACACTTTGCTTTGCAAATGATGCACAACCAAAGCCATTCAAATCCATAACAGAGACAACAAGATCTACCAAGAGGAGAGGAGCATCAACGTGGAATAAACCCCTATATCTGAGGCTTCTCGTTCTAACTCTCCTCCACCCGCAGAGACATGGTTTGCTGTGAAAATCTACAGGGGCAAGGATGGAGAGAGGGAGATGAGCATAAGGGAGGAGAAAAGAAGGGAGGGGGATGGGAAGTCACCGACCCCAAAAGGGCAGCGGCTCCTAGAGTTTCTTCACTGGTCGTTTGCTCGAGTGAATATTTGGTACCTAAATGtgtttggatgaggaaatttaaaagtacaaaGGAATTCATAAATgatggaaattaatattctagaatttgtaaagtttcGTGTTTGGCTAACAGATTTAAACACGtaatttaatgtttatttgtaAAGTTATCTTTTAAACTCAATCTCTCTTGGAATTTTAGAAATGACGACTAtttaaatagaatttaaagttgTGATTTATGACCTccaaattctattttttttcccacgcggaatttataaatttctttgttttattatcCAAACACGGGAATTAGTTTGTGTCAATTTataaattctgaattttatcaaaattgTAAGTTTATTTCTCTTATTCAAACGcactataaaaaatataagtaaCTTTATTCATAACTTCCTTCTTATTAGTTGACTAATTAGTAGGTATACAAGCGCGTTATAGGAAACAAAATATGTAGGCAAATAAAAGTTGCACTATTAATATGCTTTCTGTCGGTTGGCTCAATTTCTCTGTTAAATTTAGGAGTAAATTAGCAAGTTGATTCTATAATACtaaaacaattaataaaattaaaaattaaaagaaaaaggaaatggtgtgggggagagagagcttcacTGTGGAATTGAGTTTGGGAGGTTCGTGAGAGGAGCTGTGTATAGGAGGCGTCATCAGTGGCGAAgccaagaattgaaattagagGGGGCCATCttgcaaaatataaaataaaggaaatgAGAGCATAAACACTACAAGTTCTCGTAGAGCTTCTAGAAAATCATTGTCAGACCCTTGAACCAATATATCctaaagtaaaaaaatcaagaaataaGCTTTAAATTACAGCTTTCACACTTCAAGTTATGATtgttgtatatataaagccCATGTatcatttttaaatattcaattcaattcatatacacaacattaaattatttacagagagagagagagttgagtaGGGACCTGGACCCCTCTGGTCCTTATGTAACAGGGTGTGTTGGTGGGGGAAGGGAATAAGAGAGGGAATAGTAagaaaagatatatatatatatatatatatatattttcttttgagtaTTGAAATCAATGAGGACCCAACGGAAGTGGTATTTTGCAATATGTTGGACACtcatttgaaagttgaaatgtttgaaaaaatttatacaactTAAACCCACCACCAAAAACGTGTTAAATTGGAAGGTTTTAGCTACTTCATCCTAATCAAATAGCTAGTTGATTGCTTATAAACTTTAGCCAAGTGGCATGGGATAAGTAGGGTGATCGTGAAgattcttttattattattattattataggaTCTTCTATTTTGTTTCATGGTCATTGTTCTAGGAACTGCATCCTGATCTACTTATCTACAAAATGACATTATTTgttgacccaaaaaataagGTACTACGTACACTTAACCAATGTTCTTCTATTGCCACACCCCACAACAATTTTGTTACCGCATTTGCTCTTCTCTACCAATGTTCTTCTATTGCCACACCCCACAACAATTTTGTTATCGCATTTGCTcttctctaatagaggtgaaATTTATCA
This window encodes:
- the LOC18789060 gene encoding uncharacterized protein LOC18789060, which produces MTSEAPGTSGQQFCKDTINHDRSNKSAADDNENNICAQTGEEFSAEFLQDRISQRRLAPVVTGVDQRQSKRVGFNLNKNHKLVYEDLAGVVGLRRIDSDCSSEFSDFSPAAATGFVADIEKNVYPSNISRYHWEYGAIGQVSGKFSDEVNRDRVIGKPTTPPLYVLESPQSYHPCGQVFSEGSFSFKMKFLCSFGGRILPRPNDGKLRYVGGDTRILSIRKGTNLEELMNKTYAICNQPHTIKYQLPGEDLDALVSVCSDEDLHHMIEEYLELERTSQRLRIFLVPLNETESPSSVEARVTHPIGADSQFVFAVNGMLDPSPRKSSSGQSLASQTSQFGNTSDYSPTFRRESPTATYLETKDYSPSSSNVVGTLTKPAPQFLATLQIPKKSFNHSPPISPVPLQHRDPKSSNVQFYLDRPYCDGNGGIAPSVMEKLPCDNTYYLDAVGYNENLHHGPPVLNYHHHNKYLAKTSQTRKSQNVLSHNRSFSENSVPSPKYGQGGMNSERLVPLEKALHSEKSVSHPTVGLFSGSDDRDASDHRIMHAVLSDSQLQEHVQRSSEGEVISVSSLKCRRAKLPSLKMQRSSQEWPVQQEDMVDGKHEMVEYSNQFTIRKPDQCKEEQGLGMLNRTDRNDTCADKNWNNFEGSVDDISNDTVMEFNKVQNVNCLSSVSLSSDDSQFPGGGVSGLPISENEGSKDTMGRQGYEFDTTSQLFLRSQSCTRDQQCATTERISGQPGISRVATQEFLDKLATSAASDGEYSPLDKDPVNYPEYVVENVGLSRQSSEVTKCDDAIPVQSQCLDNHHDNKATESVVVVEDLTNSTPPGITSSKVAYHVSNIEDEDSDECSSPREIDTGSTAPESDDKGVTADGNHRHETISDVAIAEMEAGIYGLQIIKNDDLEELQELGSGTYGTVYHGKWRGTDVAIKRIKKSCFSGRSSEQERLTKDFWREAKILSTLHHPNVVAFYGVVPDGPGATLATVAEFMVNGSLRHVLIRKDRVLDRRKRLIILMDAAFGMEYLHLKNIVHFDLKCDNLLVNLRDPERPICKVGDFGLSRIKRNTLVSGGVRGTLPWMAPELLNGSSNRVSEKVDVYSFGIVMWEILTGEEPYANMHCGAIIGGIVNNTLRPPIPKRCDSEWKNLMEQCWSPDPADRPSFTEITHRLRDMSTALQKKRPNLASR